In Limibacter armeniacum, a single window of DNA contains:
- the ctlX gene encoding citrulline utilization hydrolase CtlX — protein sequence MMVRPAAFGFNTATAIDNAFQNKEAAQKDAEGIKQRAQAEFDFFVSRLREAGVYVHVIEDTATPVKPDAIFPNNWITTHEDGKVVLYPMKAENRRLERREDIVTALSKEFKIADTINVSAFEQQGKFLEGTGSMIFDRVNKICYACISQRTEPQLLSEINSKLGYEIVSFTSKDENGQDIYHTNVMLSVATDFAIICGASIPDANEKKVVLDKLSSTGKEIIDVTFEQMRALCCNVLEVTNKQGEKLLTMSKRAFDAFSDDQKAVIEKSCRIVMSPIPVIEEIGGGGSRCMMAEIYLPENK from the coding sequence ATGATGGTACGCCCGGCTGCATTCGGATTCAACACAGCCACTGCCATTGACAATGCATTTCAGAACAAGGAAGCGGCACAAAAAGACGCTGAAGGTATCAAGCAACGTGCCCAAGCCGAATTCGACTTCTTTGTTTCTCGCCTTAGAGAAGCAGGTGTTTATGTACACGTTATTGAGGATACAGCAACACCTGTAAAGCCGGATGCCATCTTCCCTAACAATTGGATTACCACTCATGAAGACGGTAAAGTTGTGCTTTACCCTATGAAAGCAGAAAACCGTCGCCTTGAAAGAAGAGAGGATATTGTGACAGCCCTTTCTAAAGAATTCAAGATTGCGGATACAATTAATGTAAGTGCATTTGAGCAACAAGGTAAATTCCTGGAAGGTACAGGCAGCATGATCTTCGATCGTGTTAACAAGATTTGTTATGCTTGTATTTCGCAACGTACTGAGCCACAACTTCTCAGTGAGATCAACAGTAAGCTCGGTTATGAAATCGTTAGCTTCACCTCAAAAGATGAAAATGGACAGGATATTTACCACACCAATGTTATGCTATCTGTAGCGACAGACTTTGCGATCATTTGTGGAGCTTCCATTCCTGATGCTAATGAGAAAAAAGTGGTATTGGATAAGCTATCCTCTACAGGCAAAGAAATCATTGATGTGACTTTTGAGCAAATGAGAGCACTTTGTTGCAACGTGCTTGAAGTAACCAATAAGCAAGGAGAAAAGCTCTTGACAATGTCTAAGCGAGCCTTTGATGCATTCTCTGATGATCAAAAAGCGGTCATTGAGAAAAGCTGTAGGATTGTCATGTCTCCTATTCCTGTAATTGAGGAAATTGGAGGTGGTGGTTCTCGCTGTATGATGGCTGAGATTTACCTGCCTGAAAACAAGTAG
- a CDS encoding methylglyoxal synthase: protein MKKFRKIAMIAHDGRKAEMVGFFKDHIDVLKQMEIVATGTTGSHLMKAGLDVECKASGPKGGDAQIAAMIVDGEIDAVFFFRDPMGKHPHEPDVQMLMRLCDLYDVPLATNLSGGHLLIAGIQHELERPA, encoded by the coding sequence ATGAAAAAATTCAGAAAGATCGCCATGATTGCCCATGACGGCAGAAAAGCAGAAATGGTAGGTTTTTTCAAAGACCATATTGATGTACTTAAGCAAATGGAAATTGTTGCAACTGGTACAACAGGTAGCCACCTAATGAAAGCAGGACTTGATGTAGAATGCAAAGCTTCAGGTCCTAAAGGTGGTGATGCTCAGATTGCAGCCATGATCGTAGACGGAGAAATCGATGCAGTATTCTTTTTCCGTGACCCAATGGGCAAGCACCCACACGAACCAGATGTACAAATGCTGATGCGTCTTTGTGACCTGTATGATGTGCCTTTGGCAACAAACCTTTCAGGAGGGCACTTGCTGATTGCTGGGATTCAGCACGAACTTGAAAGACCTGCATAA
- a CDS encoding inorganic diphosphatase — MAQFNPWHSVSKGENAPNEVNAIIEIPTGSRAKYELDKASGMLKLDRVLYSSVYYPANYGFIPQTLGEDHDPLDIVVICSMAIEPLCLIEAKVIGVMEMIDGGEADDKIIAVANNDMSVSHINDVNELPPHFLVELKSFFEDYKKLEKKEVRVEDFLGKPEAIRILNKAIADYQEAFKDLK, encoded by the coding sequence ATGGCACAGTTTAATCCTTGGCATTCTGTATCTAAAGGTGAAAATGCCCCCAACGAAGTAAATGCAATCATTGAAATCCCTACCGGCTCACGTGCCAAGTATGAACTTGACAAGGCAAGTGGTATGCTGAAACTGGACAGGGTGCTGTATTCCTCAGTGTATTATCCGGCAAATTATGGTTTTATTCCCCAAACCTTGGGCGAAGACCATGACCCACTGGATATAGTCGTGATATGCTCCATGGCAATTGAGCCACTTTGCCTGATTGAAGCAAAAGTGATTGGTGTAATGGAGATGATAGACGGAGGAGAGGCTGATGATAAAATTATAGCTGTGGCGAATAATGATATGAGTGTTAGTCATATCAATGACGTCAATGAGTTGCCACCTCACTTTTTGGTAGAATTGAAGAGTTTCTTTGAAGACTACAAGAAGCTTGAAAAAAAGGAAGTGAGGGTTGAAGACTTTTTGGGAAAGCCGGAAGCCATCAGGATTTTGAATAAGGCAATCGCGGATTATCAGGAAGCGTTTAAGGATTTGAAATAA
- a CDS encoding asparagine synthetase B — MKQLSLLLFMLLCWLQLQATYILVPMDNTQTNHLKAYGVAYWVLEKGVEAEWLLNYRGGSFLFKHTQDFENELVVRGVGYEVISDAQAVSIKEEITSPEANMDVMKLEVAPKIAVYSPPSKQPWDDAVTLVLTYAEIPYDVIFDDEVMTEKLPKYDWLHLHHEDFTGQYGKFYATYGREEWYKEAQRQFEASARRHGFQKVSELKAAVVKKIRDFCAGGGFLFAMCSATDTYDIALASDGVDICDYMYDGDPPDPNAQQKVDFTQTFAFKDFKLKLDPYQYEYSDIDNQSYERGLREGNDFFKLFTFSAKWDPVPTMLSQNHTRIIKGFMGQTTAFKKPLIKSDVIIMGETKEANEARYIHGTFGNGTWTFYGGHDPEDYRHFVGEEPTDLNLHPNSPGYRLILNNILFPAAKKKKQKT; from the coding sequence ATGAAACAATTATCCTTACTACTTTTCATGCTACTCTGCTGGCTTCAGCTTCAAGCTACTTATATCCTTGTCCCCATGGACAATACGCAAACCAACCACCTGAAAGCATATGGTGTTGCTTATTGGGTCTTGGAGAAAGGAGTTGAGGCAGAATGGCTACTTAATTACAGAGGAGGCAGCTTTTTATTCAAACATACACAGGATTTTGAAAATGAGCTTGTCGTTAGAGGCGTCGGCTATGAGGTCATTTCCGATGCACAAGCAGTCAGCATCAAGGAAGAAATCACAAGTCCTGAGGCAAATATGGATGTCATGAAATTGGAAGTTGCACCAAAAATTGCCGTCTACTCCCCTCCTTCCAAACAACCTTGGGATGATGCCGTAACATTGGTACTTACTTATGCTGAAATTCCTTATGACGTCATTTTCGATGATGAGGTGATGACCGAAAAGCTCCCTAAATATGACTGGCTTCACCTTCACCATGAAGACTTCACAGGTCAGTATGGAAAATTCTATGCAACATACGGCCGTGAAGAATGGTACAAGGAAGCACAACGACAGTTTGAAGCTTCTGCCAGAAGGCATGGCTTCCAGAAAGTATCCGAACTGAAAGCTGCAGTCGTTAAAAAAATCCGTGATTTCTGTGCAGGTGGCGGATTTCTCTTTGCCATGTGTTCCGCAACAGATACCTATGACATTGCACTGGCATCTGATGGCGTAGACATTTGTGACTATATGTATGATGGAGATCCACCAGACCCAAATGCACAACAGAAAGTAGACTTCACACAGACTTTTGCTTTCAAGGACTTTAAGCTCAAACTGGATCCATACCAGTATGAGTATTCAGATATTGACAACCAGTCTTATGAAAGGGGATTGAGAGAAGGCAATGACTTCTTCAAGCTATTCACCTTCTCAGCAAAATGGGATCCCGTTCCAACCATGCTGTCACAAAACCATACTAGAATAATTAAAGGGTTTATGGGACAGACCACAGCATTCAAGAAACCGCTAATCAAGAGTGATGTCATTATCATGGGTGAAACAAAAGAGGCAAATGAAGCCCGTTACATTCACGGAACTTTCGGCAATGGGACATGGACATTCTATGGAGGACACGATCCTGAAGATTACAGACATTTTGTTGGAGAAGAACCAACAGATTTGAACCTCCATCCAAATTCACCAGGTTACAGATTGATACTGAACAACATCCTTTTCCCTGCCGCCAAGAAGAAAAAGCAGAAAACCTAA
- a CDS encoding TonB-dependent receptor: MQKGFILTITLAVFTLFAIQAKAQQKYFTVSGRVLDKTTLESLPGAVIVIKGSESVSSTDQNGYYSVRVPAGEIVLHVHLLGYEDKIDGFTINKNLVRNYQIEPVSFQLQQVIVEDEHEHSLAEDALMAEQVNERFIARNMANTLAGTLEKKAGISSISTGVGISKPVIRGMSLSRILVIDGGIVQQDQQWGTDHGLAIDQLGVESMEVVKGAASLMYGSGGMGGVIRVKDPSLPEKEGFGASLTSFYRSNNQAIGTSLMGEYRTGDWFARVRGTWQQYGNYKVPSADFTYLETVRKLDDGVLVNTGGEEKNFSGTVGVEKKWGKVAAEISNFNQLVGLFPGAVGIPSQNWLDSFENDRKPSVPSQHVNHFKARLHATLPFSQNSDLNINLAFQENDRKEESDPRMHGRKLDENGFTEHGLILQTITSDVRYAFNKEKKWHHTVGVTFEHQQQDRNGFGFLLPKYEQLTGGIFYFTGYDIAEDLKLTGGVRYDFANIEVKEDYLETVILDNGEPWWRVRKFDRDFGAFSGALGVNWSVSDHWDVKLNGARTFRIPTVPELSINGVHHGTFRHERGDMNLSPEKGYQFDLSVNYQAPKLNVMVTPFFNYYENYIYLKPGLEFSNLPDAGQVYQHSEAEGMHAGFEAVVTYNILPQLKFHNASEYVYNYNMDTKLPFPFTPPFSNLTELEYTFRDVAWLKAPFLSTEYRITAEQSRVDLNEAKTPGYQLLNLSAGFNFEAGKSMGSLLFRVDNLADTQYMKHLSRYRILNLPEQGRNFIITFKYWL; encoded by the coding sequence ATGCAGAAAGGTTTTATACTCACTATTACACTAGCAGTTTTCACCTTATTTGCCATTCAGGCAAAAGCGCAGCAGAAGTACTTTACTGTATCAGGTAGGGTGTTGGATAAAACAACACTTGAATCCTTGCCAGGAGCAGTCATAGTAATCAAGGGGAGTGAGTCGGTCAGTAGTACTGATCAGAACGGCTATTACTCTGTACGAGTGCCGGCAGGAGAAATAGTGCTTCATGTTCATTTGCTCGGGTATGAAGACAAGATTGATGGTTTTACGATCAATAAGAATTTGGTTAGAAATTACCAGATCGAACCAGTTAGTTTTCAGTTACAACAGGTAATTGTTGAGGATGAACACGAACATTCATTGGCAGAAGATGCCCTTATGGCAGAGCAGGTAAATGAACGTTTTATTGCCAGAAATATGGCTAACACCTTGGCTGGAACTTTGGAGAAAAAGGCAGGCATCAGTTCCATCAGTACAGGGGTAGGTATCAGTAAACCTGTAATCAGGGGGATGAGTTTATCCCGAATCTTGGTGATTGACGGTGGCATTGTTCAGCAGGATCAACAATGGGGAACAGATCACGGTTTGGCTATTGACCAATTGGGTGTTGAAAGCATGGAAGTGGTGAAAGGTGCTGCGTCACTGATGTACGGCTCTGGAGGTATGGGTGGTGTAATTAGGGTAAAGGACCCTTCGCTACCTGAAAAAGAAGGTTTTGGAGCAAGTCTTACCTCATTTTATAGAAGTAACAATCAAGCAATTGGTACTTCATTGATGGGGGAGTATCGCACAGGTGATTGGTTTGCTAGAGTAAGAGGTACTTGGCAGCAATATGGAAATTATAAGGTGCCTTCCGCTGATTTTACTTATCTCGAAACGGTTCGGAAGTTGGATGATGGTGTATTAGTCAATACAGGAGGTGAAGAAAAGAACTTTAGTGGTACTGTTGGGGTAGAGAAAAAATGGGGTAAAGTAGCCGCTGAGATTAGTAATTTCAACCAGCTTGTAGGATTGTTTCCAGGAGCTGTGGGAATCCCTTCCCAAAACTGGCTGGATAGTTTTGAGAATGACAGAAAGCCATCGGTGCCAAGCCAACATGTTAACCATTTTAAAGCAAGATTGCACGCCACTTTACCTTTTAGTCAAAATTCAGACCTTAATATAAATCTGGCATTTCAGGAAAATGACCGAAAAGAAGAGTCTGATCCTAGAATGCATGGTAGGAAGCTGGATGAAAACGGCTTTACAGAGCATGGACTTATCTTGCAGACGATTACATCAGATGTTAGATATGCTTTCAATAAGGAAAAGAAGTGGCACCATACAGTTGGGGTGACGTTTGAGCACCAACAGCAGGATAGAAATGGGTTTGGTTTTTTACTTCCAAAATATGAACAGCTTACTGGAGGTATATTTTACTTTACGGGATATGATATTGCAGAAGACCTGAAACTGACAGGTGGTGTAAGGTATGACTTTGCCAATATTGAGGTAAAGGAGGATTATCTTGAAACAGTGATTTTGGACAATGGTGAGCCTTGGTGGAGAGTACGTAAGTTTGATAGGGACTTTGGAGCATTTTCAGGTGCCTTGGGAGTCAACTGGAGTGTGTCGGACCATTGGGATGTGAAACTGAATGGGGCAAGAACCTTTAGAATACCAACTGTACCTGAGTTGAGTATTAATGGTGTGCATCATGGTACTTTCCGGCATGAGAGAGGGGACATGAACCTGAGCCCTGAGAAAGGATACCAATTTGACCTGTCAGTCAATTATCAGGCACCTAAGTTGAATGTAATGGTAACACCATTTTTCAATTACTACGAGAACTATATTTACCTGAAACCGGGTCTTGAATTTTCCAACTTGCCAGATGCAGGTCAGGTTTACCAACATTCAGAGGCAGAAGGCATGCATGCAGGGTTCGAAGCAGTTGTGACCTATAACATATTGCCTCAACTAAAATTCCATAACGCATCCGAGTATGTTTACAATTATAATATGGATACCAAACTGCCGTTTCCATTTACCCCTCCATTCTCTAACTTGACAGAATTGGAGTACACATTTAGGGATGTTGCTTGGCTAAAGGCCCCATTCCTAAGTACTGAATATAGGATTACAGCAGAGCAGAGCAGGGTAGATCTGAATGAAGCAAAGACTCCGGGCTACCAGTTGTTAAACCTGAGTGCAGGATTCAACTTTGAAGCAGGAAAATCAATGGGGTCACTTTTGTTTAGAGTGGATAACCTTGCAGACACTCAGTATATGAAGCACCTTAGTCGATACAGGATTTTGAATTTGCCTGAACAAGGAAGGAACTTTATTATCACATTCAAATATTGGTTGTGA
- a CDS encoding SpoIIE family protein phosphatase: MQSYLLKRIVLFIFTQLILLSIAQAQDNRKLHEHAWESFEEKNYTQAAYDYELLLKDTPNDLDIQLYLAICYLKTFRSEKALSLLDQLNNTPKSANRDYYFYLAEAHYQLEKFNKALKLTTLSKVYPQGNENIDELESKIKRSIEAYRMPVPVMVRNLGQINSPNNEHSIILTKDHQTIMFTCQLPNNQSNLEECIYKAKMNHKGNWLTPTKVDKMNLTGNAATVQLYANDTKAIVYLEGDLYTSELVNGQWTPPSPLKQINSKKQEAHCFVSEDERTIIFSSRGFMGEGKMETSDMNLFQIKKDPYTERWGPVTPLSELNTSKNEDAPFIAEDGTLYFSSEGHGAIGGYDIFKSVYNKSTGKWSKPQHLGYPINSVADDIYFSTYGKIAYFSSSRKGGKGMLDIYRVFLFDKVKVSGVVVNKEQEPQSNTKVRMTHLGEFYESYTNNDGRFELLVPAEGNYYLTVAQDDNIYIEGNQHLELSLRNTSEEQKNDFTIGLDTSRRTAPPQSPINVNILNDAAYNPLLGKHQGIPKPKSLQNNISEIEGLVFNDNGYPIPSLSFLIDGQTYTSDEKGNFKFKVKKALPQKIQLLKKELTVSTWSIIDQRLQISIRPKSLQHLIGHIADLGNAPIPLTKVLIVDRQGVFYETVSDKDGNFSIGFDEAVGIDNNLKILIDGYLLENISFTQKDKSEVFVNIIATPKETYQYLTGIVRNEDGWPVHDAFVKVQEKYYKTDNYGAFKAKVDKDFNPEYAIEVHNSKVIFSNFDPYRNQVNLTIKKYDTEDEESIVVIQELAEKRQASFELLEQHALSLKEKIKNNNTLWDEKQLEEAKTELSILKGLLASSQAEAKDATNSWMGIVEELEKSIIDREYQMRQVVAEKEKERSVFIKQLQTYLGFLVGLVLTVIILWLLLSNVKKQKKEIEKVKNELDDALMTINHQHMNIRDSIRYAQTMQKAIMVTPDLMKKYFEDHFIFYKPKDIVSGDFYWMYATQEAHQPVAYLAVADCTGHGVPGAMLSMIGSSEIQSIVKRGITAPNAILEELNSKILYMFRHETSITDGMDIAICKIEMSPEGSVLHFSGAKNGLYIISEGKCHYHKGSRKRIGGLQNKKHRFEAEEIKLKKGDWLILSTDGFYDQQNKESLKFGRKRFENLITQLHQNNAASFKDTLEQELSNHQKEIPQRDDITIVGFKC; encoded by the coding sequence ATGCAAAGCTACCTTTTAAAGAGAATAGTTCTTTTCATATTCACCCAACTAATTCTCTTATCAATTGCACAGGCACAGGATAACCGTAAACTCCATGAGCATGCATGGGAGAGTTTTGAAGAAAAAAACTACACACAAGCCGCCTACGATTATGAGCTTTTGCTAAAAGACACTCCAAACGATTTGGATATCCAACTCTATTTGGCGATCTGTTACCTGAAGACATTCAGATCTGAAAAAGCCCTATCACTTTTAGACCAACTGAACAACACACCAAAATCAGCAAACCGTGATTACTATTTTTACTTGGCAGAAGCTCATTACCAGTTAGAGAAATTCAACAAGGCACTGAAGTTAACGACCTTAAGTAAGGTCTATCCACAAGGGAATGAAAACATCGATGAACTGGAAAGCAAGATTAAGAGAAGCATCGAGGCCTATCGTATGCCCGTACCTGTCATGGTTAGGAATTTAGGGCAGATCAACTCCCCCAACAACGAACACAGTATTATCCTAACAAAGGATCATCAAACCATCATGTTCACTTGCCAACTCCCTAACAATCAATCTAACTTGGAAGAGTGTATTTATAAGGCAAAGATGAACCATAAAGGCAATTGGCTTACTCCAACGAAAGTAGACAAAATGAACCTGACCGGAAATGCCGCCACTGTTCAACTCTATGCTAATGATACAAAAGCCATTGTTTACTTGGAAGGAGACCTTTACACATCAGAATTAGTCAACGGGCAATGGACACCCCCCTCGCCACTAAAACAGATCAACTCCAAAAAGCAAGAGGCTCACTGCTTTGTTTCTGAAGATGAAAGAACCATCATTTTTTCCTCAAGAGGATTTATGGGGGAAGGTAAAATGGAGACAAGCGATATGAACCTTTTTCAAATAAAGAAAGATCCATATACCGAACGATGGGGACCTGTTACACCTCTTTCTGAATTGAATACTTCTAAAAATGAAGATGCACCATTTATAGCTGAAGACGGAACCCTTTATTTCAGTTCAGAAGGTCATGGGGCAATTGGTGGTTACGATATTTTTAAGTCAGTTTACAACAAATCAACAGGCAAATGGAGTAAGCCACAACATTTGGGGTACCCAATCAATTCTGTTGCCGACGACATCTATTTCAGTACGTATGGTAAAATCGCCTACTTCTCATCTTCTAGAAAGGGTGGAAAAGGAATGTTGGATATCTATCGTGTTTTCTTGTTTGACAAGGTTAAAGTATCAGGAGTCGTAGTAAATAAGGAGCAGGAACCACAAAGCAACACCAAAGTCCGAATGACACACCTAGGGGAGTTCTATGAATCTTACACCAATAATGATGGAAGGTTTGAATTACTCGTTCCAGCTGAAGGGAATTATTACTTGACAGTTGCTCAAGATGACAACATCTACATAGAGGGGAACCAACACCTTGAGTTATCACTACGCAACACATCTGAAGAACAGAAAAATGATTTCACCATTGGCCTTGACACTTCTAGAAGAACCGCTCCTCCCCAATCTCCCATCAATGTCAATATATTGAATGATGCTGCCTACAACCCTTTACTCGGCAAACATCAGGGTATTCCAAAACCAAAATCACTTCAAAACAATATATCGGAGATTGAAGGACTAGTATTCAATGACAATGGCTACCCTATTCCTTCTTTAAGTTTCCTGATAGATGGACAAACCTATACCTCTGATGAGAAAGGCAATTTTAAGTTTAAAGTAAAAAAGGCATTACCCCAAAAGATCCAACTACTCAAAAAAGAGCTTACAGTCAGTACATGGTCCATTATTGACCAAAGGCTTCAAATCAGTATTAGACCCAAAAGCTTGCAACACCTTATAGGACATATTGCAGATCTTGGTAACGCTCCTATTCCATTAACCAAAGTCTTGATTGTAGACAGGCAAGGTGTTTTCTACGAAACCGTAAGTGATAAGGATGGAAACTTCAGTATAGGGTTTGATGAGGCAGTTGGTATTGACAACAATCTGAAAATACTGATTGACGGCTACCTGTTAGAGAATATTTCATTTACCCAAAAAGATAAAAGTGAGGTATTTGTCAATATCATTGCAACTCCTAAAGAAACCTATCAGTACCTAACTGGCATTGTCAGAAATGAGGATGGTTGGCCTGTACATGATGCATTTGTCAAGGTACAGGAAAAGTACTACAAGACTGATAATTATGGTGCTTTCAAGGCAAAAGTAGATAAGGACTTTAATCCTGAGTACGCCATTGAAGTCCACAATAGTAAAGTTATCTTCTCCAATTTTGATCCCTACAGGAATCAGGTTAACCTGACAATCAAAAAATATGATACTGAAGATGAAGAGTCAATTGTGGTTATTCAAGAACTGGCAGAAAAAAGACAGGCAAGCTTTGAGTTACTAGAACAGCATGCTCTTTCACTCAAGGAAAAAATTAAAAACAACAATACGCTGTGGGACGAAAAACAACTTGAAGAAGCCAAAACAGAGCTGTCCATATTGAAAGGTTTATTGGCATCCAGCCAGGCTGAAGCTAAAGATGCGACCAACAGTTGGATGGGAATCGTGGAAGAGCTTGAAAAAAGCATCATCGATCGGGAGTACCAAATGCGACAGGTTGTTGCGGAAAAAGAAAAAGAACGCTCAGTATTTATCAAGCAACTTCAAACCTACCTCGGTTTTTTGGTTGGACTTGTGCTAACAGTCATTATTCTTTGGTTGCTTCTCAGTAATGTCAAAAAACAAAAGAAAGAAATTGAAAAGGTAAAGAATGAGCTTGACGATGCGCTAATGACGATCAACCACCAGCATATGAACATCAGGGACAGTATCCGATATGCCCAAACCATGCAAAAAGCAATTATGGTGACACCGGACCTGATGAAAAAATACTTTGAAGACCATTTTATCTTTTACAAGCCAAAGGATATTGTTTCGGGTGACTTTTATTGGATGTATGCTACGCAAGAAGCACATCAGCCTGTTGCATATTTAGCCGTTGCGGACTGTACAGGTCACGGTGTTCCCGGTGCTATGCTTTCCATGATTGGCAGTTCAGAAATTCAATCCATCGTTAAAAGGGGTATTACTGCACCTAATGCAATACTGGAAGAGCTAAACAGTAAAATACTCTATATGTTTAGGCATGAGACAAGCATCACAGATGGGATGGATATTGCAATATGTAAAATAGAGATGTCACCCGAAGGTTCAGTACTACACTTTTCTGGGGCTAAAAATGGTCTTTATATCATTTCAGAAGGAAAATGTCATTACCATAAAGGCAGCAGAAAACGGATTGGGGGACTTCAGAATAAAAAACACAGGTTTGAGGCGGAAGAAATCAAGCTCAAAAAAGGTGACTGGCTTATTCTGTCAACTGACGGATTCTATGATCAACAGAATAAGGAAAGTTTGAAGTTTGGAAGAAAAAGGTTTGAAAACCTGATCACACAACTTCACCAAAATAACGCTGCATCTTTTAAAGACACATTAGAGCAGGAGCTATCCAATCATCAAAAAGAAATACCACAGAGAGATGACATCACAATTGTTGGGTTCAAGTGCTGA
- a CDS encoding NCS2 family permease — MQKLSKFFGINGRDITVKKEVMGGLTTFLTMAYIIFVNPSILGDAGMDKGALFTVTCVASFVGTMIAALWPRVPFAMAPGMGLNAFFTYTLVIGMNIKWETALGIVFLSGAVFVVLTLIGIREKIVKAIPVSLRIATSAGIGLFISFIGFKNMGLIVDNPATLVGMGHITTPMVIALAGLALIAVLEYKRVTGSILIGIIAMTVAGIAMGEVQMPEAFISAPPSMEPIAFKLDIMSALNIAFVAPIFSFMFVDLFDSLGTIMACAHEAKMTDRQGNIPKVGKILEADSIATLIGSLLGTSTTTTYIESASGIAEGARTGFASVVTASLFAIALLFSPLVGVVPAFATAPALVIVGVYMIKNIKMIEFNNFVEGVPAFLTIVLMPLTYSISTGLTFGFLSYVILSLATGNIRQVSPMMWIIGAVSAVNLYVTATGGGA; from the coding sequence ATGCAGAAACTAAGTAAGTTTTTTGGTATAAACGGCAGAGACATTACTGTTAAGAAGGAAGTAATGGGAGGATTAACAACCTTCCTGACGATGGCCTATATCATCTTTGTAAACCCTTCCATTCTTGGTGATGCAGGCATGGACAAAGGTGCCCTGTTTACAGTAACCTGTGTTGCATCTTTTGTCGGAACAATGATCGCTGCCCTTTGGCCTAGAGTACCTTTTGCCATGGCACCCGGTATGGGACTGAACGCCTTTTTTACTTATACACTTGTAATTGGAATGAACATTAAGTGGGAAACTGCTTTGGGTATCGTATTCCTATCAGGTGCTGTATTTGTCGTGTTGACATTGATTGGAATCCGTGAGAAAATCGTAAAAGCAATTCCCGTCTCACTAAGAATTGCCACCTCTGCGGGTATTGGTCTTTTCATCAGCTTTATTGGGTTCAAAAACATGGGACTGATCGTGGACAACCCTGCCACTTTGGTAGGTATGGGCCATATCACCACTCCAATGGTTATTGCATTGGCTGGATTAGCGTTAATCGCTGTTCTTGAATACAAACGCGTTACAGGCTCTATCCTAATTGGTATCATTGCCATGACGGTAGCAGGTATTGCAATGGGTGAAGTACAAATGCCTGAAGCATTTATTTCAGCACCTCCATCTATGGAGCCAATTGCCTTCAAACTGGACATTATGAGTGCCTTGAATATTGCTTTTGTGGCACCTATTTTCTCCTTTATGTTTGTTGACCTGTTTGACTCATTGGGTACTATTATGGCGTGTGCACATGAGGCTAAGATGACAGACAGACAAGGCAATATTCCGAAAGTGGGTAAAATCTTGGAAGCAGATTCTATCGCGACCCTGATTGGATCACTGCTGGGAACAAGTACAACTACTACTTATATTGAATCAGCATCTGGTATTGCAGAAGGAGCACGTACAGGTTTCGCATCTGTGGTAACTGCCTCCCTTTTTGCCATAGCACTGCTATTCTCTCCACTGGTTGGTGTCGTACCTGCATTTGCTACAGCACCTGCCTTGGTGATTGTTGGTGTATATATGATCAAAAACATCAAGATGATCGAATTCAACAACTTCGTTGAAGGTGTTCCCGCATTTCTTACTATCGTTCTGATGCCACTTACATACAGTATCAGTACTGGTCTGACTTTCGGATTTTTATCTTATGTGATCCTTTCGTTAGCCACAGGTAATATTCGACAGGTAAGCCCAATGATGTGGATAATCGGTGCGGTTTCTGCCGTAAACCTTTATGTTACAGCTACTGGAGGTGGTGCCTGA